ATCGCAGCTTTGCTGGCGACCTTGCTGCCACTTGACCGGCTGGTGCAACCAGATCTCGACAACGGTCTATATGATCAACTGCTGGTGCGAGGAATCACGGATGAATTGATCGCTTTCGCACGGCTGATCTCGCACTGGCTAGCCTTTGGCCCGCCATTGCTATTCGCCGCGTTTCTAGCCAGCGGCCTGATGGGTTTGGAAGGCCCACCATTGGTCACCCTACTCGCCAGCCTCGCTATAGCAACACCGGCGCTTGCCGGATTAGCGGTCATGATCGCGGCCCTGACGGCTGGACTGAAGGGTGCCAGCGCATTGGGTGGATTGCTGTTGGTGCCGCTAGCCATTCCGTTGCTGATTTTCGGAGCGGGCAGCCTCGCCGATCCAAGCGGCAGTGCGCTGCTGTTTTTGAGCGCTGTGTCTTTGCTGCTTGTAGCTATTACGCCTTTTGCGGCCGGCGCGGCACTAAGAGCTGTACGGGAATAATCCTAAATTCCGCCGTCCGTAACTTCATAACCTGCCGCTTCCAGGCCAGTTTTCAATACAGCCGTACACGCTGCCAGTTCATCCGCATCGGTTGACCGCACCACAAAATTCGCGCCGACCGTGCCATTGCGGAAAAAGGGATAGCTGCCAATCTGACACCCTGCATGGGCTTTTTCCGCCGCGATCAGGACATCGGCAATTTCGCTCTCTGGCGCCCATGCGCCAAGCGTTTCAGACAGAAGCGGCGCGCCGCCTTCCAATGTACCCGTGAGCGCATCGAGCATCCCCGCCGTGATATGCGGCACGCCCGCCATCAGATACAGGTTGTCGATCTTGATTCCTGGTGCACCGGACATGCGGTTTTCGATCAGCTCTGCGCCATCAGGGACACGCGCCATGCGAAGCCGGCCTTCGTTGATGCCGCCTTTGTCGGCATAATATTTTTCCAAAATCGCGCGCGCCGTCGGGTGGATCACCACATCCACGCCCAGCGCCTTGGAAATCGCATCGACCGTGATGTCATCATGGGTCGGACCTATGCCACCGGTAGTAAAAAGATAATCATTGCGTGCGCGCAAAATATTCACCGCTTCGGCAATCGCATCCATGTCATCGGCAACCACGCGGACCTCACCCAGCCTGATGCCCTGGACGTTCAACCATTTGGCGATCTGCGCGATATTCTTGTCCTGCGTACGGCCGGAGAGAATTTCATCGCCAATGACAATCAGCGCTGCGGTGTAGATGCGGGATTTGCTCATATCATTGGGATATAGAGCAGTTCAGCAAATCATCAACGGCCATTTGCAATTTGGTAAGGTCCTGCATCTAAATTGAAATGGGGCGCATATACATCCTCTCCAACAGGAGAAATCATGACCATGCAATTCGGACATTTCGGTTTTCAGGCAGTATTGCATGATAATGCCGCAAGCCTGTCCATCGTGCAGGATGGCCCGCATTTGATCATTGAAGAAACCGACCGACCGCCAAGCAAGATGTCGCTGATCGCTGGCATCGCTTTTTCAATGTGCTTTGTCGCTTTCGGATTGTTTATAGTCAGCTGGGAATTGGCGCCAGCGAGCGAACCGCTGCGCTTTCCCGCAGCAGGGTTGTTTGCGCTGATTGGCTTATGGCTGTTCTGGTTAGTGATTGGCCGGAAGAAAACCATCCGGCGCCTCATCGCAAACCGCGAGGCCCAGACAATTGAATATGGTCAGATGGTCGCTGTTAACAAAGATGATTGGCAATATCGGAAAAAAGGGGTTTTGGATTATCGTGATGCCGAGCGGTTCGACACCGGCTATGTCGACCATTCTGCACCCGGTGCTGACCTCGTCTTCACCGGCCTATATGTCAAAGCAACGAATGGCCCTCGCAATGGCTTGTTGATCATGGGTGCGCTCTACGAAATAGAAATCGCCATTGATCATATCTACCGTCACATGAATGAAACGGTCGAGAGCGGTGGTAGTTTTGGCGAGGGAAAAATTGGTCCGCCCCGGAGCTTTGTTCCGCAAAACGCAGGCGGGAATGGATAGCTTGATCCAAGTTTCCCGTAGTCAAACCGGGCGATTATCCATATATATAGCGCATGACTGATTATCTGACCGTAGAAGACACCACCCCGCAAAGCCGGACGGGTGCGATTAAACTGCATGGACCGGAAGGCTTTGAGGGCATGCGCAAGGCCGGACGGCTCGCTGCTGAAATTCTCGATGCCTTGGTACCGCATGTCGTGCCCGGCGTAACCACTGGCGCATTGGACGATATGGTTCGTCAGCATGCTTTTCGCGAAGGCGCCGTGCCCGCGACGTTGGGATATCGCGGCTTCACGCATAGTTGCTGCACTTCGATCAATCATGTGGTGTGCCACGGCATTCCCGGTGACAAGAAACTCAAGGAAGGCGATATCGTTAATATTGATGTGACGGTGATTGTTGATGGCTGGCATGGCGATACGAGCCGCATGTTTTTGATCGGCAAGACACCTGTCAAAGCTTCCAGGCTGGTCCAAACGACATATGAATGTCTGATGCTGGGCATTGAACAAGCCAAACCGGGCAATCGCATGGGCGATGTGGCGCACGCCATCCAAACCCATGCCGAGGGTAATCGCTATAGCGTAGTGCGCGATTTTTGCGGCCATGGTCTGGGTCAAATGTTCCATGATGCGCCAGAGGTTGTTCATGCTGGACGTCCCGGTACGGGCCCTGAACTGCGGCCCGGGATGTTTTTCACCATTGAGCCAATGATCAACATCGGCAAATATGCCGTGAAGATGCTCGAAGATGGATGGACAGCAGTTACCCGAGACCGTTCGCTTTCTGCCCAGTTTGAACATAGCATCGGGATTACCGAAACCGGTTGCGAGATTTTCACCAAAAGCCCTGCCGGTCTGGATTGCCCGCCCTACACATAAGCAAGCATCAGCCTTGACCGCAGCGCAGAAATTTAGCTAGTCAGTTAAATCAGGTTTTACCCATGAAGGTTTGACCAGCTCGGGAGAAATATGATGCGCCGTTTGGGACTCTTTTTTGCAACCTGCTTGCTGGCCGCTTGCCAAAGCCAGACGACCGATCAAGGTGGCGTATCGGCTGACGGCGCGGAATGGAGCAATATCGGCTTCAATGCTAAGGAACAACGGCACAGCCCCCTCGACCAGATTGATGAGAGCAATGTCGGCGAACTCGGTATCGCCTGGTTCAAGGATCTACCCGATGCGCGGGGCCAGGAAGCAACACCCGTGGTTGTTGATGGCAAAATGTATATCTCTACCGCCTGGTCCAAAGTTTTTGCCTATGATGCAAAAACCGGCGAGGAACTCTGGTCCTATGACCCCGAAGTTCCCGGTGAGAAGGCCGTAGACGCTTGCTGCGACGTTGTTAATCGCGGCATTGCAATTTCCCGAGGCAAGATATTTTTCGGCACGATAGATGGCCGGCTCATCGCGCTCGACGCAAATACCGGCGCACGGCTTTGGGAAACCCAGACAACAGATAATTCGAAGCCTTATACGATCACCGGCGCTCCACGCGTCGTCAAAAATATGGTCATCATTGGTAATGGTGGCGCTGAATTCGGTGTCCGCGGATATATCACCGCCTATAACGTCTCCGACGGTTCCCAGAAATGGCGCTTTTACACAGTTCCCAATCCCGAAGGTAAAGCCGACGGCGCCGCAAGCGACGAGATTTTTGAAAAAGCCGCCAACAAAACCTGGGGCGAAGGTGAGTGGAAAGAATCCGGAGGTGGCGGAACGGTCTGGGACAGCATCGTCTATGACGAAGAGCTTGATCAGCTCTATTTTGGCGTTGGCAATGGCAATCCCTGGAACCATGGACTGCGCTCGGGCGGCGAAGGGGACAATCTCTTCCTGTCGTCCATCGTCGCGGTAAACCCAGATACCGGAAAATATCTCTGGCACTATCAGGAAACGCCTGCCGAGACCTGGGATTATACCGCTACGCAGCATATCATCATTGCAGAGATTGACTGGCCCAAGAAAACCCAAGACGGTGAAGCCACGGCCCTGACGGAAAAACGCAAGGTGCTGTTCCATGCGCCCAAAAACGGCTTCTTCTTTGTCATTGATCGCACCGATGGCCGGTTGATGAGTGCTGAGCCGTTTGTCGACAACATCAATTGGGCCGAGGGCTATGATCTTGAAACCGGACGGCCGATCGAAAATCCGGAGGCGCGTTTCTACAAAACGGGCAAGCCATTTATCTCAATCCCAGGCGCTCTTGGCGCGCATAACTGGCACCCGATGAGTTATAATCCCGACACCGGACTGGTCTATATCCCAGCCCAGCAGATCCCGCAGGGTTATGAAGTGCCGACCACGAGCCTCGACAAGAAACGCGAACGGCTTGGCTTTAACGTTGGTATTGGCTGGGCAATTGGTCAGCTGCCCGATGATAAGGACGTCTATAAGGCCGCTATCGCCGCAACGACCGGCAAGCTCGTGGCTTTTGATCCTAAAGCAGGCAAGGTTGCCTGGTCTGTCGACTACCCGGCGGCCTGGAATGGCGGGACAATGACGACGGCTGGCAATCTGGTATTTCAAGGCACAAGCGTTGGGTTGTTCAAAGCCTTTGCGGCGGATAGCGGTGAAGAACTTTTGAGCATGAATATGCAGTCCGGCATTGTTGCCGCGCCTTCCACCTATATGGTCGATGGCGAGCAATATATCGCGTTCCTGACCAGTAAAGGCGGCGCCTTTCCCCTGGTTGCTGGTGTCGCGGGTGGTGCATCGCGCAAGGTCCCGAATATCCCGCGGCTGGTTGTGATGAAGCTGGGCGGCAAGACAACCCTGCCCGCTTTGCCTGAAAAAGCCGAAGTCGTCTGGAATCCGCCAGAGCCAACGGGCACGCCTGCACAGGTAGCGGAGGGCAAAGCGCTCTACGGTCGCTTCTGTCTGGTTTGTCACGGCGATAGCGCAGTCGGCAATGGCTTTACACCAGATCTTCGAATCTCCGGCACATTGGCCAGTGAAGAAGCTTGGGCTTCCATAATCGCTGGTGGCGCGTTGAAGCAGCATGGCATGGTCAGCTTTTCGTCGCAGTTAAAGCCTGATCAAGTCGAGGCGCTGCGCCATTACGTGATTGATCGCTCTAACTGGACCAAGGCCAATGTTGCCGACGTCAGTGCGCCAATTGCGCGATAGATAATGCCATAAAAGCCTGCCTAAAATTTAGGCGACAATGCAAAAAAATGCCTGTTTTTTGGGCGGCATTGAAACTGCCATCTTTTGGCTTTAGCAGTTTATCGGCGATTCTTTTCACGATTCCAAACTGGCATGGTAATTGAATTGTGACGGGCAAGTGCGCCCGAGTTTGGTGCTGCATACGCGCGCCAGAACATGAGTAAACGGGACAGGAACGAACAAAAAATGAAAAAGATTGAAGCGATCATCAAGCCTTTCAAACTCGACGAAGTCAAAGAGGCGCTTCATGAGGTGGGGGTATCAGGCATCACCGTTACAGAAGCAAAAGGCTTTGGCCGTCAGAAAGGTCATACCGAATTATATCGCGGTGCCGAATATGTTGTCGATTTCCTGCCGAAGGTGAAGCTGGAGGTCGTCGTGGAAGACGGGCTAGCCGAACGAGTCGTCGAAGCCATTTCCACCGCCGCCCAAACTGGCCGTATCGGCGATGGCAAGATCTTTGTCATTCCGGTCGAGTCGGCTTTGCGCATCCGCACCGGCGAACGCGATAACGACGCCATCTAATCATTATCACTTCCATTCAAACAACAAACCAAGGGACGAAATAAATGGGCAATACTACCGCAGACATCATGAAGATGATCAAGGAACATGAGATTGAGTGGGTCGATGTACGCTTCACTGATCCACGCGGCAAATGGCAGCATCTTTCCATGTGCGCCGATGTGGTCGATGAAGATGTGCTGGAAGAAGGCTTTATGTTTGATGGGTCATCCATCGAAGGCTGGAAAGCGATTAACGAATCCGACATGATCCTGCGTCCTGATTTGGATTCCGTCTATATGGATCCGTTCTCAGCGACCCCCATGATGATTTTGGTCTGTAACATTGTCGAACCCGGTGATGGCTCGCTCTATGGCCGCGACCCGCGCTCCACCGCTGTGCGCGCTGAAGCCTATCTGAAGTCAACCGGCATTGGCGACACCGTCTATGTTGGTCCGGAGCCAGAATTTTTCATGTTCGACGATGTCAAGTTCGAGGATGGTTATGACCGCAGTGGCTATAAAATTGACGATGTCGAACTACCAACCAATACCGGCCGCGATTATGAGATCGGCAATATGGGCCATCGCCCGCGCGCCAAAGGCGGATATTTCCCGGTTGCTCCCGTGGACAGTGCCATGGACATTCGCGGCGAAATGGTTGCCACGATGATGGAAATGGGCCTGCCCATGGACAAGCATCACCACGAAGTGGCCGCGGCACAGCATGAGCTGGGCATTACATTCGGCACGCTGGTTGAAACCGCTGACCGCACGCAAGTCTACAAATATGTCGTGCAGCAGGTTGCCCATGCCTATGGCAAAACCGCAACCTTCATGCCCAAGCCGATCAAGGATGATAATGGTTCCGGCATGCACACTCACATGTCGATCTGGAAAGATGGCAAGCCACTGTTCGCGGGCAATGAATATGCCGGCCTGTCGGAAACCTGCCTCTATTATATCGGCGGCGTGATCAAACATGCCAAAGCGTGTAACGCGTTTACCAACGCCACAACCAACAGCTACAAGCGTCTGGTTCCAGGTTTTGAAGCGCCCGTTCTACTGGCTTATTCCAGCCGTAACCGTTCCGCTTCATGCCGTATTCCTTATGGTGCAGGCGACAAAGCCAAGCGCGTTGAATTCCGTTTCCCGGATGCGCTGGCCAACCCATATCTGTCGGCTTCCGCTTTGTTGATGGCTGGCCTCGACGGCATCGAGAATAAAATCCACCCCGGCGAAGCGATGGACAAGAACCTCTATGACCTGCCGCCAGCTGAACTGGCCGAAGTGCCAACCGTCTGTGGTTCGCTGCGTGAAGCACTCGAAGCACTGGAAGCCGATCATGAATTCCTGCTTAAAGGCGATGTGTTCACCAAGGACCAGATTGAAGGTTATTGCGAACTGAAATGGGAAGAAGTCAGCCGTTTGGAAACGACGCCAGCGCCTGTCGAATTTGACATGTACTATTCGGCTTAAGCCAAACGGCCAAAACAATTGAAGACCCGGGGCAAGTTATTGCCTCGGGTTTTTATTTGCCATTTTCCCCGGTGTTCTTAATCTTATCTGCATTTGGGGGAAGAGTGATGCGGACGGCGCGAAATGTAATTTTGATATTGTTGATTGCAATGAGCATCGCCGCCGGCGCCGCCAAAATATTACAAGTACCTAATGAAGCGGCATTTTTTGAAGCATTAGGCCTTGGCCTGACCATCATGATGGTATTTGGAATCTTTCAGGTCGCGGCGGGGTTGCTGTCAGCAATATCCGCAACCCGCATTATCGGGCTTGGCCTGATGGGACTGGCTTTTCTGATATCGGCTGCGATGATCTGGTTAAATGGTCAAATCGTCTTTGCGCTGCTTTCGTTCCTGCCCGCGCTGCTGGCCGACATATTGCTCCTATTACACCTGCGAGACAAGCGGACGGACGCAAATATCGTCCATAGTCAATAGTCTCGCGACACTCGTACATTTACATTTTGTCGGCCGATAGTCGAGATGCTCGACAATATCGATAACCAGCGGGTGATCTGAAATTCCAACCGTGTCGCGCTGTAGCCCTGACCATCGGTGATCAGTTCGACATAAGCTCGGCGGGTTATATATTTGCCCGCTGCAATCGACGTGCTTTGACCGGTCGTCACATCGGCGGGCAATATCCGCAAGCGATCAAGACCCACTGCTTTGCGCAACTGGTTGATCGGATCCAGCCCGCCGCCGCTGTTGAGCGATGCGACGGCCGCTGCCAGTTGCACTGCCTCTGGTGCCGAAAGGTCAGATATCGATGCTCCAAACAGAACGCGGGATAGCAGCTCGTCCTCCGGCAAGGCCGGGACACTGTTAAAGGCGATTTCCGGACTGTTGCCGCGCCCGGTCACATTGATCGTGGCGTTCAGCCCGGTCAGGTCCGCTTCCGCCTCAATATCAAGTATGGGATTGGGCGGCTGGCTGCCGACAAAACGGATTCGACCGCGCTCCAGCTGGAAACGGCGACCAGCAAAGGTATAGTTGCCACGGACAAGGTCCGCACTGCCGGTCATTGCAAAATTGTCGACCGGGCCAGATACTTTCAAGTTCGCGCGCCATTCGCTGTCCAACCCTAATCCCTCGACCTGCAATCGATTGGGTGCTGTTGCGCTCAATGCAAAACGCCAGGGACGACTGCTAACGATAGCGACCCGCTCATCCGCCCTGCGATTGATCTCAGTGACCTTGATCTTGGGCAGCGCAACGGTTTCAGCGGCATTGCCAAATTGAAAGAAGCTGCGATTCAAGGTCAGATCGCCGGATATCACTCCACCATCCACAGAACTGCGGATTTGGATGGGTCCAGTCACCGTTGCTGCAAAATCGTCGCGAGCGATCAACCGAGCCTTTTGTGCATTCAGGTCGAGCATGATGCCGATACCTTCACCAGGTGCCACCGCGAAGTTGAAACTGCCGCTGCCGCTTACCGAACCACCGCCTCTTGTTGACCCCGTAATATTGGACATAACCAGCCGAGAACCGTCAAATTGGCCTTGTGCCTTGATGCCAGAGACAACTGTTCCGGTCAGACCACTTTCCAACCGCGCGTTACTTGTCCGCAATTGCCCATCAATTTGCGGATTGGCGAGCGTCCCCCGAACATCTGCGCTCAGGCTCAGCGGGCCGGTTAGATCGAAAGTTTCTACGCCGGTCAGCCGCCACAAAGCATCAGCAGCCCCATTGAAGCGCGCTTGCGCAAATAGAGGGCTGCGCTGTAATTCTTCTTTCCAGTTGCCGCTGCCAAAGCCGGTGACCCGTCCCTGAAAGCGGCCTATGGTTTTTGACTGCGATTGGATGACACCGCGCGCCGCTGCGTTGCGATTGGAAATGGCGATATTGAGACCAAGATCAATTGGGGTAGAGGTCAGGATCAACCCAGATCGGGTGAGGCCTTTGATGTTCAGTTTCGCTTCGCCAATGGGCATTTGCGAACCAGTCTGATTAATCTTGATGACGCCATTCGCTTCTCCGCCTAGGCCGAGATCATGTGCTATAATATCGGCCAGGGTTAGCGGCATTTTTGATAATGTCATATCAAGTCGCGACGTTCCGCTGGCCCATTGGCCTGAAAAACGCGTGCGGCCATTACCATAGGCCAATGTGGTCGGCGACACGGTCCAGCCACCATTGACCCGGCGCAGCTCCAGTGGCTTCAAGAACCGCAAGGTTCGGCCTTCAAACAGGCCATTGCCCGTCATGACATAGCGATCCGGTATAATATCAGCCTTGGCCTGAAAATTAAACGTGCTGCCGCGGGTGCCGGCAACGGAAAATGTTGCATTGCCCGTTCCGTTGACAAGCTTGGTATTTCCCGCAACCCTGCCGACCATTAAGTCGCCGCGGCTAATTCCCTGTGCACGCACGGTTACATCTACATCGGACTGCCCCTCCACTAGAATGACATCTGCATCCAGCGTGCCGGTTCGAATGAGGATCGGAGGAGCACCATCAAAGCGGGCGTTTTTGGCATTCAGCTTTGCGCGGATCAACTGGCGGTTCTGCCCTGGTTCGAACAGGACATTACCGTTAACGCCGCCACCACTAATCGCAAGATTCCCGGCAAGTCCCAAAGCGGTTGGACGAATTGTCCCGGTCGCCAGGGTGTCTGACACCTTCAATTGATCGACACGTATCTGAGCATCTTGCCCGGCGATCGTGACAATCGCACCATTTCCGGTAAAGGGCCCCAGCGTAGAACCACCAGCAGCCGTGAAAGCAAAGCCACTATCAACCGGATCAAGGTCAAGCTGTACGGCAGATAGTCCAGCCGCAGGCAAGGGACTGTCGAGCAAAAGCGCGATCTGGGGACGCGCCAAAGGCCCCTCAAGATCAAGATCGAAAGCCCCATATTGGTCATGCTCACCACGCCCATTAAACTCGAATATGGTAGCGGTCTGTTGCACACCACTACCGCTGAATTGCAGCTTTGGCGTATCAATATTCAGATTGGGAAAGCGCAGCTTGCGATCAGAATCCAGCACAAGTCCGGTTTCAACCACCGGGAGTCCGCCACCCAAGTCACGCAGAAATTCATTGTCGAAGCGCCGGAGCCGTGCCGTCACCTTGCCATCTATAGCCAGTCCAGCGGTGCCGGTACCAATTTCCAGAACTGCTACAATATCGGCAATGCCAACGCCAGCCACTGCAAAGCTCGGTGCCTGGGCATCAAGATTAATAGCATATTCACCCGTTGCCAAACGCGCTTCAATATCCGCTCTTCCTGATGCGCTATTCGTCGCAATCACTGCTCGTTCGGCAAATAAGCGCCCTTGTTCCAATCGCAAAAACGCCTTGCCGTTGAAACCGGAGAGGAGCTGTTTCAGCAGGTCGCCATTGCCGATAAGCGAAGTAACCGCAAGCTCGACCGGTATGTCAAAGCCGTTTGCATCGCGCCTGCCCTCGCCCGATGCGGTAACGCCCGTCAGCAGCGTTTTGCCAAAGGCCAATTGCGGTGCCGTCAACAAATATTGATAGCGCAGCGTAGAAAACTTGCCGTTGAGCAGCGCTTTGAATTCCAGGTCCTGTGCCCTCATATTAGCCGCTAGAGCAGACGGGTCACGCACATCAAACTCAACCCGAACGGCGTCTAGTGCGCTACGTGCGAGATCAACTCCACCCTTCGCCGTCAGGTTGGCCACCGAGGAACGCGCTGCCAGATCAAGCTGGATCAACCGATCTTCTACAGACGCGTTTCCATTGACCACCAGCCGCGGCGCAGCCAGCTTTGCAGCAAGTCCCTTGGGCAAAAGCTCTGACTCTATATTGCCATCAAAACCGAACAGGCCTTCTCTTGCCTCAAGCGTCAGCTCAGCAAGCGGCAAGTTCGCGCTTTTCGCGATCAGACTGCCATCCCATTTTGTCCAGTCCCCCTCTCCGCCAAGCGTGATCGCATAGTCACGCTGAAAGCCTATTTGACGCGCTATGGCACCGTCGGCCGGTGCGATAATCTCAGCATTTAGATCAAGCTTCTCCCGATCGGGTTCGGCGTTAAGGCTCAGCAAAATCTTGTCGCCGCTGCGCGTGGTCGCGGCATCAAGGTTTATCATGGCACGACCAGAGCGAATATCGGCCGAACCGGATAGATCAGCGCGCTGCGCCTCGCCGATCACAGCTTCTTCCAACAGCAGACTGTCCGCTCGAAAATTGCCGAGATAAATATCAAAATCGGGAAATAGGGGTGCGTCTTGCTGCGTATCACGAAGCGCGGGCAATCGCTTTAGCCTTGCCTTGGCAATCACGGCGTTCGAGATATTCAGTTCATTGAAAATCCAGGCCAACGGGCTCCAGTCCAGTGCAACGACGCCCGCTTCGAAAAAGACGCCCTCTGGGTCTGCCAGAGTGAGATCAACAATCTCCATGTTTTTATAGATGGAGCCATTGATATCCCCGATGCGGATACGCAGGCCGTCATCAGGTTCCAGCGCCTCTATCTCGCTGATAATATATTTATGGCCACTATCACTATCCAGCCAATAGGCACCCCCGGCCAGCACGGCGGCAACTAGTAACAACAAGCCGCCCAAGAAAACCATGATCTTCCGGCCGATCGATCGACGCGGTTTGATCGACTGAACATCAATGTCTGGTTCTTGCTTGTCCATCAAAAGGCCTGCCCAAGCGAGACATAGACGGCGATCCGGGAGTCACCTGGCTGCGGATTAATCGGTGTGCCGAGATCAACGCGAATAGGGCCAAAGTCGCTATAATAGCGCACACCCAGTCCGGTCCCGAAACGCATTCCAGTAAAGTCCGGCAGGGTTTCGCTATATACGTTGCCGGCATCGATAAAGGGCACGACACCAAAATTGCCGCCGAATATGTCAAGCCGTACCCGGGCTTCGAGCGAGAACTCCACCAGCGAACGGCCACCGGCAGGATCATTATTCACATCGCGCGGGCCAATCCGCTGAAAGCCGAAACCGCGCACCGAGCCCCCGCCGCCCGAATAGAGACGGCGCGACGGTGCTATACGATTGCTGCCAGCCCCGACGATGGAACCTATACGAGCCCGGCCCGCAAGAACGATCTTCTCTGACACCGGGAAATAGGCGCTGCCATCAAGCTGGCTGCGCGCGTAGAAAAAACTTCCCGACTGGAGTGAAGCTTCAGGCGAAAAGCGGGCACTCAGACGAAAACCATGTGTCGGGTCCAACAGATCGTCGCTGCCATCATAGGATAATGTGAGCGGCAACGCGCCGATGAAAAATGTGTCGCGTGATGTTGTCTGGATATTGCCATCAAGATCACGTTCCTGCGATGCGAGCAATTCAAACCCTGCTGACCAGTTCCATTTCTTTTGAAAGATCAAATTGCTTTGCCGTTCAAGACTGCCGGAAACGGAAAATGTCCGGGCTTCAAAAGCGGAATTGTCAATATTACTCAGCGCGACCTGACCATTCAGGACATTGTCTCGCCGGCGAAAATTATTCCGCCGATAGGTAATACTGCCGGATTGTTCCTGGGTAGCCAAAACGCCGGTTAGCCGGATCAAACCTTCTGGCGGGAAAAAATTGCGATGCTCCCAACTCACCTC
This DNA window, taken from Parasphingorhabdus litoris DSM 22379, encodes the following:
- a CDS encoding heme exporter protein CcmB; amino-acid sequence: MGALKTMIWRDVRQSYASGGTWLPVVFYLSAATLFPFAVGPDRDLLLQTGGGILWIAALLATLLPLDRLVQPDLDNGLYDQLLVRGITDELIAFARLISHWLAFGPPLLFAAFLASGLMGLEGPPLVTLLASLAIATPALAGLAVMIAALTAGLKGASALGGLLLVPLAIPLLIFGAGSLADPSGSALLFLSAVSLLLVAITPFAAGAALRAVRE
- a CDS encoding competence/damage-inducible protein A, which encodes MSKSRIYTAALIVIGDEILSGRTQDKNIAQIAKWLNVQGIRLGEVRVVADDMDAIAEAVNILRARNDYLFTTGGIGPTHDDITVDAISKALGVDVVIHPTARAILEKYYADKGGINEGRLRMARVPDGAELIENRMSGAPGIKIDNLYLMAGVPHITAGMLDALTGTLEGGAPLLSETLGAWAPESEIADVLIAAEKAHAGCQIGSYPFFRNGTVGANFVVRSTDADELAACTAVLKTGLEAAGYEVTDGGI
- the map gene encoding type I methionyl aminopeptidase, translating into MTDYLTVEDTTPQSRTGAIKLHGPEGFEGMRKAGRLAAEILDALVPHVVPGVTTGALDDMVRQHAFREGAVPATLGYRGFTHSCCTSINHVVCHGIPGDKKLKEGDIVNIDVTVIVDGWHGDTSRMFLIGKTPVKASRLVQTTYECLMLGIEQAKPGNRMGDVAHAIQTHAEGNRYSVVRDFCGHGLGQMFHDAPEVVHAGRPGTGPELRPGMFFTIEPMINIGKYAVKMLEDGWTAVTRDRSLSAQFEHSIGITETGCEIFTKSPAGLDCPPYT
- a CDS encoding PQQ-dependent dehydrogenase, methanol/ethanol family, giving the protein MMRRLGLFFATCLLAACQSQTTDQGGVSADGAEWSNIGFNAKEQRHSPLDQIDESNVGELGIAWFKDLPDARGQEATPVVVDGKMYISTAWSKVFAYDAKTGEELWSYDPEVPGEKAVDACCDVVNRGIAISRGKIFFGTIDGRLIALDANTGARLWETQTTDNSKPYTITGAPRVVKNMVIIGNGGAEFGVRGYITAYNVSDGSQKWRFYTVPNPEGKADGAASDEIFEKAANKTWGEGEWKESGGGGTVWDSIVYDEELDQLYFGVGNGNPWNHGLRSGGEGDNLFLSSIVAVNPDTGKYLWHYQETPAETWDYTATQHIIIAEIDWPKKTQDGEATALTEKRKVLFHAPKNGFFFVIDRTDGRLMSAEPFVDNINWAEGYDLETGRPIENPEARFYKTGKPFISIPGALGAHNWHPMSYNPDTGLVYIPAQQIPQGYEVPTTSLDKKRERLGFNVGIGWAIGQLPDDKDVYKAAIAATTGKLVAFDPKAGKVAWSVDYPAAWNGGTMTTAGNLVFQGTSVGLFKAFAADSGEELLSMNMQSGIVAAPSTYMVDGEQYIAFLTSKGGAFPLVAGVAGGASRKVPNIPRLVVMKLGGKTTLPALPEKAEVVWNPPEPTGTPAQVAEGKALYGRFCLVCHGDSAVGNGFTPDLRISGTLASEEAWASIIAGGALKQHGMVSFSSQLKPDQVEALRHYVIDRSNWTKANVADVSAPIAR
- a CDS encoding P-II family nitrogen regulator, yielding MKKIEAIIKPFKLDEVKEALHEVGVSGITVTEAKGFGRQKGHTELYRGAEYVVDFLPKVKLEVVVEDGLAERVVEAISTAAQTGRIGDGKIFVIPVESALRIRTGERDNDAI
- the glnA gene encoding type I glutamate--ammonia ligase translates to MGNTTADIMKMIKEHEIEWVDVRFTDPRGKWQHLSMCADVVDEDVLEEGFMFDGSSIEGWKAINESDMILRPDLDSVYMDPFSATPMMILVCNIVEPGDGSLYGRDPRSTAVRAEAYLKSTGIGDTVYVGPEPEFFMFDDVKFEDGYDRSGYKIDDVELPTNTGRDYEIGNMGHRPRAKGGYFPVAPVDSAMDIRGEMVATMMEMGLPMDKHHHEVAAAQHELGITFGTLVETADRTQVYKYVVQQVAHAYGKTATFMPKPIKDDNGSGMHTHMSIWKDGKPLFAGNEYAGLSETCLYYIGGVIKHAKACNAFTNATTNSYKRLVPGFEAPVLLAYSSRNRSASCRIPYGAGDKAKRVEFRFPDALANPYLSASALLMAGLDGIENKIHPGEAMDKNLYDLPPAELAEVPTVCGSLREALEALEADHEFLLKGDVFTKDQIEGYCELKWEEVSRLETTPAPVEFDMYYSA